One Staphylococcus ratti DNA segment encodes these proteins:
- the ppdK gene encoding pyruvate, phosphate dikinase: MTKYIYAFDEGQKDMKDLLGGKGANLSEMKRLGLPVPDGFTITTEACIEYLKQGETLPEAVMTQLKEQLAAFSKRTNKAFSDDQNLLLVSVRSGAKISMPGMMDTILNLGLNDENVEKLAHKTNDARFSYDCYRRLLQMFGEVVYNIPMHAFHTYFDGYKKEHGYETDADIPAEGLKAICEKYKEVYLEEVYKPFPQAPLDQLSEAIEAVFKSWDNDRARVYRDLNDIPHDIGTAVNVQEMVFGNSGDQSGTGVAFTRNPVTGEAKLFGEYLLNAQGEDVVAGIRTPKDIQTLKDQMPHVHQEFVEVSEQLEAHYKDMQDIEFTIENEKLYILQTRNGKRTAKAAMKIAVDLVEEGVISKEDAMTKVDVKSIDTLLHSTFEAHALAHAEVVSQAGLPASPGAAVGHIVFTAEEAKVRAEQGEKVVLMRPETSPEDIEGMIASEAIVTTHGGMTSHAAVVARGMGKCCVTGCSDLEINTTDKIITYPGGTLHEGDKVSVDGANGDIYAGEVETTSAEHSEEFEQFMQWAESIARLNVRMNAETTVDIEAGYQFNAKGIGLVRTEHMFFGAERLVEMRRFILSSDEATRIQALNQIREYQTEDFEQIFRLSGDRPTIVRLLDPPLHEFLPKAGEEVTHVAQQLGISEAKLNKRIAELHETNPMLGHRGCRLAITYPELYVMQAEAIMKSVVRLKEEGIHCQPEIMIPLVSTVEEFTTLKTQIVQCIDNIEQQSGHKLNYLIGTMIETPRACMVAGALAKECDFFSFGTNDLTQLTYGFSRDDAGKFINDYIANGILEVDPFQTLDVHGVGAMIQTAVDQAKRAKPAIKIGVCGELGGDPKSIHHFNGMNIDYVSCSPFRVPGAILATAQSVVESGR, translated from the coding sequence ATGACAAAATACATTTATGCTTTTGATGAAGGTCAAAAAGACATGAAGGATTTGCTTGGTGGTAAAGGGGCCAATTTGTCAGAGATGAAGCGTCTGGGGTTACCTGTTCCAGATGGTTTTACAATTACGACAGAAGCATGTATTGAATACTTAAAACAAGGTGAAACACTTCCAGAAGCGGTAATGACGCAATTGAAAGAACAATTAGCGGCTTTTTCAAAACGCACCAATAAAGCTTTTTCTGATGATCAAAATTTGTTGTTGGTCTCTGTTCGAAGTGGAGCGAAAATTTCGATGCCAGGTATGATGGATACGATTTTAAACTTGGGATTAAATGATGAAAATGTTGAAAAATTAGCGCATAAGACGAACGATGCACGTTTTTCTTACGATTGTTATCGTCGTTTACTTCAAATGTTTGGGGAAGTTGTATATAACATTCCTATGCATGCCTTTCATACATATTTTGACGGCTATAAAAAAGAACATGGTTATGAGACTGATGCAGATATTCCAGCAGAAGGCTTAAAAGCCATTTGTGAAAAGTACAAAGAGGTTTATTTAGAAGAAGTGTATAAACCATTCCCTCAAGCACCTCTAGATCAACTTTCTGAAGCGATTGAAGCGGTATTTAAATCTTGGGACAACGATCGTGCTCGTGTATATCGTGATTTGAACGACATTCCACATGATATTGGGACGGCCGTGAATGTTCAAGAAATGGTATTCGGTAATAGTGGCGATCAAAGTGGTACTGGTGTCGCATTTACACGTAATCCAGTTACAGGAGAGGCGAAATTATTTGGTGAATATTTACTGAATGCACAAGGTGAAGATGTTGTTGCTGGCATTCGTACACCAAAAGACATCCAAACGTTAAAAGATCAAATGCCTCACGTACATCAAGAATTTGTAGAGGTTTCGGAACAATTAGAAGCGCATTATAAAGATATGCAAGATATTGAATTTACCATAGAAAATGAGAAGTTGTATATTTTACAAACACGAAATGGTAAACGTACTGCAAAAGCAGCAATGAAAATTGCGGTAGATCTTGTCGAAGAAGGTGTGATTTCTAAAGAAGACGCGATGACGAAAGTTGACGTAAAATCAATCGATACGTTACTACACTCAACTTTTGAAGCACATGCATTGGCACATGCTGAAGTGGTTTCTCAAGCAGGGTTGCCTGCGAGTCCGGGTGCTGCGGTAGGTCACATTGTGTTTACGGCTGAAGAAGCGAAGGTACGAGCTGAACAAGGTGAGAAAGTCGTTTTAATGCGTCCGGAAACGTCTCCAGAAGATATCGAAGGTATGATTGCGAGTGAAGCGATTGTAACGACACATGGTGGGATGACTTCGCATGCAGCTGTTGTCGCTCGCGGTATGGGTAAATGTTGTGTGACAGGTTGTTCTGACTTGGAAATTAATACGACTGATAAAATTATTACGTATCCAGGTGGTACTTTACATGAAGGAGATAAGGTTTCAGTAGATGGAGCGAACGGTGATATCTATGCGGGAGAAGTAGAAACGACAAGTGCAGAGCATAGCGAGGAATTTGAACAATTTATGCAATGGGCTGAAAGCATTGCGCGTTTGAATGTGCGCATGAATGCTGAAACGACAGTGGACATTGAAGCAGGCTATCAATTTAATGCGAAAGGTATCGGTCTCGTACGTACGGAGCATATGTTCTTCGGTGCGGAGCGTCTTGTTGAAATGCGTCGCTTCATTTTATCTTCTGATGAAGCAACACGTATTCAAGCATTAAACCAAATTCGTGAATATCAAACAGAAGATTTTGAACAAATTTTCCGCTTGTCAGGAGATCGTCCAACGATTGTCCGTTTATTAGATCCGCCACTACATGAATTTTTACCTAAAGCAGGTGAAGAAGTTACTCATGTGGCACAGCAACTTGGTATTTCAGAAGCAAAGTTAAACAAACGTATTGCAGAACTGCATGAAACGAATCCTATGTTAGGTCATCGAGGCTGCCGTTTAGCAATCACGTACCCAGAACTTTATGTTATGCAGGCGGAAGCGATTATGAAGAGTGTCGTACGTCTTAAAGAAGAAGGGATTCATTGCCAACCTGAAATTATGATTCCGCTCGTATCGACAGTAGAGGAATTTACAACATTAAAAACGCAAATTGTTCAATGTATCGATAATATTGAGCAACAGTCAGGTCATAAACTGAACTATTTAATAGGAACAATGATTGAAACACCACGTGCTTGTATGGTTGCAGGTGCACTTGCGAAAGAATGTGATTTCTTTAGCTTCGGTACGAATGACTTAACACAGCTCACGTACGGTTTCTCCAGAGATGATGCAGGTAAGTTCATTAATGACTACATTGCAAATGGCATTTTGGAAGTAGATCCATTCCAAACACTTGATGTCCACGGTGTTGGCGCAATGATTCAAACTGCGGTAGATCAAGCTAAACGAGCCAAACCAGCTATTAAAATTGGAGTTTGTGGTGAGCTTGGCGGTGACCCTAAATCTATTCATCATTTTAATGGTATGAATATTGATTATGTTTCATGTTCACCTTTCCGCGTTCCAGGAGCTATTTTAGCGACGGCGCAAAGTGTTGTTGAAAGCGGGCGATAA
- a CDS encoding DUF5079 family protein — MLETYITNLKKSYMKPFIILLMIITIFCNTLALIVTKAWAEVPIIIYIVLAIWFVSCLVIMKQDSFNNIKVDELSALRYLIVNVFVGYIQVVALSAGYVIGNAYLYWDVLSYWLEMQVAIFMSLLGLIIFSLNEFHIAVKSAKRWLNMIAILLKLGSFGILIYLNFTAPRAGDENLFIWGLVIVIICIDALLLRSFLNYALFTDELRNGPTKFENKDSAKEPLE; from the coding sequence ATGTTAGAAACGTATATTACAAATTTAAAAAAGTCTTATATGAAACCATTTATAATACTTTTGATGATTATTACTATTTTTTGTAACACATTAGCACTTATAGTAACGAAAGCGTGGGCAGAAGTGCCAATAATTATTTACATTGTATTGGCGATATGGTTTGTTTCGTGCTTAGTTATTATGAAACAAGATAGTTTTAATAATATAAAAGTTGATGAACTATCAGCGTTAAGGTATTTAATAGTGAATGTATTTGTAGGGTATATACAAGTGGTGGCACTCTCAGCAGGATATGTGATAGGAAATGCGTATTTGTATTGGGATGTATTAAGCTATTGGCTAGAAATGCAGGTTGCCATTTTCATGTCGCTTTTAGGTTTAATCATCTTTTCACTTAATGAGTTCCATATCGCAGTAAAAAGCGCTAAAAGATGGCTAAATATGATAGCTATTTTATTAAAACTGGGAAGCTTTGGTATCTTGATTTATCTTAATTTTACGGCGCCAAGAGCTGGAGATGAGAATTTGTTTATTTGGGGGCTTGTTATAGTTATTATTTGCATAGACGCTCTTTTGTTAAGATCTTTTCTTAATTATGCACTCTTTACGGACGAATTACGTAATGGCCCGACAAAGTTTGAGAATAAGGATTCGGCCAAAGAACCATTGGAATGA
- a CDS encoding DUF5079 family protein — MLETYITNLKKSYLKPFVIFLMIFIIFLNGLGLIATQAWAEVPIIIYIVLAIWFVSCLVIMKQDSFNNIKVDKSSALRYLVVNVFVGYIQLVAISAGYVIGNAYMHWNVISYWLEMQVAIFMSLLGLVIFSLNEFHIAVKSAKRWLNMIAVLLKLGSFGVLIYLNFTAPRAGDENMFIWLSALFIIGIDGLLVRSFFNYALYVRTLSGELKVPDIEASNEDELVE; from the coding sequence ATGCTAGAAACGTATATTACAAATTTAAAAAAGTCGTATCTGAAGCCATTCGTAATATTTTTAATGATATTTATTATTTTTTTAAATGGTTTAGGACTTATAGCAACGCAAGCATGGGCAGAAGTACCTATCATTATTTACATTGTACTGGCAATATGGTTTGTTTCATGCTTAGTTATTATGAAACAAGATAGTTTTAATAATATAAAAGTTGATAAATCTTCAGCATTAAGATATTTAGTAGTTAATGTGTTTGTAGGATATATACAATTGGTGGCAATCTCAGCAGGATACGTAATAGGGAATGCATATATGCATTGGAATGTAATAAGTTATTGGCTAGAAATGCAGGTCGCTATTTTCATGTCATTGTTGGGTTTAGTGATATTTTCACTTAATGAGTTCCATATTGCGGTAAAAAGCGCTAAAAGATGGTTGAATATGATAGCCGTTTTATTAAAGCTAGGAAGCTTTGGAGTCTTAATTTATCTTAATTTCACAGCGCCAAGAGCTGGCGATGAGAATATGTTTATTTGGTTATCTGCTCTATTTATTATTGGAATAGACGGCCTATTAGTAAGATCTTTCTTTAATTACGCATTATATGTAAGAACACTTAGTGGTGAACTCAAAGTGCCAGACATTGAAGCTTCAAATGAAGATGAGTTGGTGGAGTAA
- a CDS encoding DUF5080 family protein has translation MIYIVLIGLFVVFYAVFTTSYFKVDGLPLLSLIIDLGIIVAFIIFYFIGGYLELNDLHNYLMFTYFGSFVYMYFAIKTFWIKPSLLKYMVEKDNNPDEEQLETQELDLRTARIRAIYYFIIAILLMGLTHIHMHPELQEDLTSMNPLFVFIGLIIIIIWLILDVYRKIKYGVFLFKTIVPLVVTIYIFINTITM, from the coding sequence ATGATATATATTGTATTGATTGGTTTATTTGTTGTTTTTTATGCCGTTTTCACTACGAGTTATTTTAAAGTTGACGGGTTACCTTTATTAAGTTTAATTATTGATTTAGGAATTATCGTTGCATTCATCATTTTTTATTTTATAGGTGGGTATCTAGAGTTAAACGATTTGCATAATTATCTTATGTTTACTTACTTTGGGTCATTTGTGTATATGTATTTCGCAATTAAAACATTTTGGATAAAACCAAGTTTATTAAAATATATGGTTGAAAAAGACAATAATCCAGATGAAGAACAATTAGAAACTCAAGAATTAGATTTACGTACAGCACGAATTCGAGCGATATACTATTTTATTATCGCTATCTTATTAATGGGTTTAACACATATTCACATGCACCCTGAACTTCAAGAAGATTTAACTTCGATGAATCCACTTTTTGTATTTATAGGACTTATTATCATTATCATTTGGTTGATTTTAGATGTATATCGAAAAATAAAGTATGGTGTATTTCTATTTAAGACGATAGTACCTCTTGTAGTAACTATCTATATTTTTATAAATACTATCACTATGTAA
- a CDS encoding DUF5085 family protein, whose product MLKNVAYKTYVDVSVNDLEALFQDFLKCCIDREAEPAGDLTYSVTHVDAEKRMNIYIFMPVTRGFKSDGELGFRSYFMLNQLLHGRITSDNFIEDEIALLEEMNTFAKENNLTFVSPYYHTLKTNYKGTYAWIDVKAKVYENESLIDDALSKGNIIFGDDAP is encoded by the coding sequence ATGTTAAAGAATGTAGCGTATAAAACCTATGTGGACGTATCGGTTAATGATTTAGAAGCTTTGTTTCAGGATTTTCTTAAATGTTGTATAGATAGAGAAGCTGAACCAGCAGGGGATTTAACTTATTCGGTAACACACGTGGATGCAGAAAAGCGTATGAATATCTATATCTTTATGCCAGTTACTAGAGGCTTTAAATCCGATGGAGAACTAGGGTTTCGTAGTTATTTTATGTTAAATCAACTATTACATGGAAGAATTACTTCGGATAATTTTATTGAAGATGAAATCGCCTTATTAGAAGAAATGAATACTTTTGCTAAAGAAAATAATCTCACGTTTGTCTCTCCATATTATCATACGCTAAAAACAAATTATAAAGGCACTTATGCATGGATAGATGTAAAAGCCAAAGTATACGAAAATGAATCGTTAATCGATGATGCGCTATCAAAAGGTAACATCATATTTGGTGATGATGCACCATAA
- a CDS encoding DUF5085 family protein — MDVGMLVMPHCAKITFEMDEDGDWLEGLDTVNAFFMDEDVYPTGPIIFKRETVGLGEIQYTAYLALNQPINDIPEFNIEYVDMLEVAPTISERCFEEEEFDFVYKKIEFFSEEHGFHLVNQPYYHVMIDYPGGKVFEIHAEIASIEDLDDE, encoded by the coding sequence ATGGATGTAGGAATGCTAGTAATGCCACATTGCGCAAAAATCACCTTTGAAATGGATGAAGACGGCGATTGGTTAGAAGGGTTAGATACTGTAAATGCATTCTTTATGGATGAGGATGTTTATCCAACAGGACCGATTATTTTTAAAAGAGAGACGGTAGGTTTGGGTGAAATTCAGTACACAGCATATCTTGCATTGAACCAACCGATTAATGATATACCTGAATTCAATATTGAATATGTAGATATGCTTGAAGTTGCACCTACGATTTCAGAACGTTGTTTTGAAGAAGAGGAATTTGATTTTGTTTATAAGAAAATTGAATTCTTTTCTGAAGAACATGGTTTTCATCTTGTGAATCAACCATACTATCATGTCATGATTGATTATCCAGGAGGTAAAGTATTTGAAATTCATGCAGAAATTGCATCAATAGAGGACTTGGACGATGAATAA
- a CDS encoding DUF5079 family protein, with product MLETYITNLKKSYMKPFVIFLMIYIISLNGLALMGTQAWAKVPIIIYIVLAIWFVSCLVIIKQDSFNNIKVDEPSALRYLVVNVFVGYIQVVALSAGYVIWSAHTHWNVLSHWLEMQVAIFMSLLGLIIFSLNEFHIAVKSAKRWLNMIAILLKLGSFGILIYLNFTLPRAGDENLFIWTLVILIICIDALLVRSFFNYALYVRTLSGELKAPDIEASNEDELEKGEA from the coding sequence ATGTTAGAAACGTATATTACAAATTTAAAAAAGTCTTATATGAAACCGTTCGTAATATTTTTAATGATTTATATTATTTCTTTAAATGGATTGGCCCTCATGGGAACACAAGCGTGGGCAAAAGTACCTATCATTATTTACATTGTACTGGCAATATGGTTTGTTTCATGCTTAGTTATTATAAAACAAGACAGTTTTAATAATATAAAAGTTGATGAACCTTCAGCGTTAAGATATTTAGTAGTCAATGTATTTGTAGGGTATATACAAGTGGTGGCACTCTCAGCAGGATATGTGATATGGAGTGCGCATACGCATTGGAACGTATTAAGCCATTGGCTAGAAATGCAGGTTGCCATTTTCATGTCACTTTTAGGTTTAATCATCTTTTCGCTTAATGAGTTCCATATCGCAGTAAAAAGCGCTAAAAGATGGCTAAATATGATAGCTATTTTATTAAAGTTGGGTAGTTTTGGTATCTTGATTTATCTTAATTTCACGTTACCAAGAGCTGGTGATGAGAATTTGTTTATTTGGACGCTTGTTATACTTATTATTTGCATAGACGCTCTACTAGTAAGATCTTTCTTTAATTATGCATTATATGTAAGAACACTTAGTGGTGAACTCAAAGCGCCAGACATTGAAGCTTCAAATGAAGATGAGTTGGAAAAAGGTGAAGCGTAA
- a CDS encoding T7SS effector LXG polymorphic toxin — MSVKVDMREVHNMKDAITKELSKTNSDLESLKGSMSKLIETKQFEGATATNIKDYTNTFHNQTIEKFKNTNQNFVQDISKSINKFSESVDNHEEAILVEDEIEKYKTDIIKKVASMKESVEYANVNIEYAGGLTTAKKISYENLINDKNTFKDYINTTLEKLEDFDALNSIDGDITNNAITELKGLTSYVKKGLPANRSTIKSTSKKIERAILHHKTREELVKFQEFLEKNSDYMNRVPSKSRKAVKAFKQAGRELLALKAIGNGDVIAGYNKFMSVRNVDKLIDSMSHKQLQKMALFMHTDADNIKLKNLLKSSGEFVKNNPFKKGNLVNWMTNVQNYKSKSSELLKNELKDKNFQYKFGDSRKFFDTAEMKKAASTEFKNTFSSQNFRDHILKKENLKFNKTPLTNVKNYLGEGVKGLKGDFSSKNILGKFQLSMKLGGKVLKPLGVAAAITDNLDEKSTQEKLVGMGVDLGAIGASAAAGAAIGTAIPIPVVGTLLGAGAGILVGVAMEAKLPGFDKSATELAKEGINKSIDAQVNTFKSGWNLASKGLKTIFN, encoded by the coding sequence ATGAGCGTCAAGGTAGATATGAGAGAAGTTCATAATATGAAAGATGCAATTACGAAAGAATTGAGTAAAACGAACAGTGATTTAGAGTCTTTAAAAGGTAGTATGTCTAAATTGATAGAAACAAAGCAATTTGAAGGGGCTACCGCAACAAACATCAAAGATTACACAAATACGTTTCACAATCAAACAATTGAAAAGTTTAAGAATACAAACCAAAATTTTGTCCAAGATATCTCGAAATCCATTAATAAATTCAGTGAATCCGTAGATAACCACGAAGAAGCAATATTGGTTGAAGATGAAATAGAAAAATATAAAACCGATATCATTAAAAAAGTTGCCAGTATGAAAGAAAGTGTTGAGTATGCCAATGTTAATATTGAATATGCGGGAGGGTTAACGACAGCTAAAAAGATAAGCTATGAAAATTTAATAAATGATAAAAATACTTTTAAAGACTATATCAACACCACACTTGAGAAGTTGGAAGATTTTGATGCGCTGAATTCGATTGATGGTGACATTACCAATAATGCTATTACAGAACTTAAAGGCTTAACATCGTACGTTAAAAAAGGCTTGCCGGCCAATCGTTCGACAATAAAGAGTACTTCTAAAAAGATAGAACGTGCCATACTACACCATAAAACAAGAGAAGAACTCGTCAAATTTCAAGAATTTCTAGAAAAAAATAGTGATTATATGAATAGGGTACCATCTAAATCTAGAAAGGCCGTAAAAGCATTCAAACAAGCTGGACGAGAATTATTGGCTTTGAAAGCAATAGGTAATGGAGACGTAATTGCTGGCTACAATAAGTTTATGAGTGTAAGAAACGTTGATAAATTAATAGATAGTATGTCTCATAAACAATTACAAAAAATGGCCTTGTTTATGCATACAGATGCAGATAATATTAAACTTAAGAATTTGTTAAAAAGTTCCGGAGAATTTGTAAAAAATAATCCTTTTAAAAAAGGTAATCTTGTTAATTGGATGACGAATGTCCAAAATTATAAAAGTAAAAGTTCCGAACTCTTAAAAAATGAGTTGAAAGATAAAAACTTCCAATATAAGTTTGGCGATTCAAGGAAATTTTTTGATACTGCAGAAATGAAAAAAGCAGCTTCGACAGAATTTAAAAATACATTTTCTTCGCAAAACTTTAGAGATCATATTCTAAAAAAAGAAAACCTAAAATTTAATAAAACGCCACTTACAAACGTAAAGAATTATCTTGGAGAAGGCGTAAAAGGATTGAAAGGCGATTTCTCATCGAAAAACATTTTAGGGAAATTCCAACTCTCCATGAAACTAGGAGGGAAAGTACTCAAACCGCTAGGTGTGGCAGCAGCAATTACGGATAATTTAGATGAAAAATCCACTCAGGAAAAGCTAGTAGGTATGGGTGTGGACCTAGGTGCTATAGGTGCGAGTGCTGCTGCAGGAGCCGCAATAGGAACCGCCATACCGATACCTGTTGTGGGAACACTTTTAGGCGCTGGAGCAGGCATTTTGGTTGGAGTAGCCATGGAGGCTAAGCTTCCAGGTTTTGATAAATCCGCAACAGAGTTAGCCAAAGAAGGTATTAATAAAAGTATTGATGCCCAAGTGAATACTTTTAAATCGGGATGGAATTTAGCATCGAAAGGACTAAAAACAATTTTTAATTAG
- a CDS encoding YwqH-like family protein translates to MGKADILGQLSLKKTLLGTLDGKINKLKKDLSTLEWVLEKVQEHHKDFKTTMDDCNKTEISTSHWKGQTKNKSDKHREDLEKTAEEIDKKFQDAIDRLEEDIMNKKFEIQVANAERTMVSGIIATLESALV, encoded by the coding sequence ATGGGAAAAGCTGACATTCTCGGACAATTGTCGTTGAAAAAAACCCTTTTAGGTACTTTAGATGGTAAAATTAATAAATTAAAAAAGGATTTAAGTACTTTAGAATGGGTTTTGGAAAAGGTACAAGAACATCATAAAGATTTTAAAACAACTATGGATGATTGTAATAAAACAGAAATATCGACAAGCCATTGGAAGGGACAAACGAAAAATAAAAGTGATAAACATCGTGAAGACTTAGAGAAAACCGCTGAAGAAATTGATAAAAAATTTCAAGACGCAATAGATCGATTAGAAGAAGATATTATGAATAAAAAATTTGAAATTCAAGTAGCCAATGCTGAAAGGACAATGGTAAGCGGTATAATTGCAACGTTAGAATCAGCGTTAGTATAG
- a CDS encoding DUF5344 family protein — translation MVIKLGETDVTALINNMKTKANSLTVSDSEVNLSKTNLITFTEYKDMFTNYKAAFDNYKSIVTQDAEAMLGAVQAIVKNDQDNANQINKLD, via the coding sequence ATGGTAATAAAGTTGGGCGAGACAGACGTCACAGCGTTAATTAATAATATGAAAACAAAAGCCAACAGTTTGACTGTTTCTGATAGTGAAGTGAATTTAAGTAAAACAAACTTGATTACATTTACAGAATATAAGGATATGTTTACAAACTATAAGGCAGCTTTTGATAACTATAAAAGTATTGTCACACAAGATGCAGAGGCGATGTTGGGGGCAGTGCAAGCTATTGTAAAAAATGACCAAGATAATGCCAATCAAATTAACAAGCTAGATTAG